In Bacteroidia bacterium, the following proteins share a genomic window:
- a CDS encoding YceI family protein, producing MATKWTLDPTHSEVGFKVRHLMITNVKGVFNSFEVNAETEGDDFSTAKISFSADTASVDTNNQQRDGHLQSPDFFDSANFPKMTFVATKYENVDNDGSYELYGDLTIKGITKPVKLDVEFGGVVKDLWGGTRAGFTINGKIDRKEWGLTWNAATEAGGVLVSDTIQISCDIQLVKQ from the coding sequence ATGGCAACAAAATGGACCCTAGACCCTACCCATAGCGAGGTAGGCTTTAAAGTACGACACCTCATGATTACCAATGTAAAAGGTGTTTTTAATTCCTTCGAGGTTAATGCAGAAACAGAAGGTGATGATTTTTCTACAGCAAAAATCAGCTTCTCTGCAGATACTGCTTCCGTTGATACAAACAATCAACAACGCGATGGTCACCTTCAATCTCCGGATTTTTTCGATTCTGCTAATTTCCCGAAAATGACTTTCGTGGCAACCAAATATGAAAATGTTGACAACGATGGTTCCTACGAATTGTATGGCGATTTGACTATAAAAGGTATTACCAAACCGGTAAAACTTGATGTGGAATTTGGTGGGGTTGTGAAAGATCTTTGGGGAGGAACTCGCGCCGGTTTTACTATCAATGGTAAAATAGATCGCAAAGAATGGGGCCTTACCTGGAATGCCGCTACCGAAGCCGGTGGTGTATTGGTTTCAGACACTATCCAAATTAGTTGCGACATACAATTGGTAAAGCAATAA